In one window of Campylobacter coli DNA:
- a CDS encoding RrF2 family transcriptional regulator: protein MLFTKASEYALLSLIYIAHKENPQDVDSLALELNIPKSFLAKILQTLAKDNLLKSFKGAKGGFALIKEPSQYSIKEIVNSAEKKEVSVFECSGGVCPNNKEENCTLMPMLVNLQNKVDEFLDSITLADIMNHNGKK from the coding sequence GTGCTATTTACCAAAGCTAGCGAATATGCTTTACTTTCTTTGATTTATATCGCTCATAAAGAAAATCCTCAAGATGTTGATTCTTTAGCATTAGAGCTTAATATTCCTAAAAGTTTTTTAGCGAAAATTTTACAAACTCTAGCTAAAGACAATTTATTAAAATCTTTCAAAGGTGCTAAAGGTGGTTTTGCTCTTATTAAAGAGCCAAGTCAATACAGCATAAAAGAAATTGTCAATAGTGCAGAAAAAAAAGAAGTAAGTGTTTTTGAGTGTAGTGGTGGAGTATGCCCTAATAACAAAGAAGAAAATTGTACTCTTATGCCAATGCTTGTAAATTTACAAAACAAAGTAGATGAATTTTTAGACTCCATTACCCTAGCGGATATTATGAACCATAATGGCAAAAAATAA
- a CDS encoding thiol:disulfide interchange protein DsbA/DsbL → MFKKMTKILTSLSLVCTFAMADDFITLSETLPDSKNSVVEAFSYKCIHCYNHHKFGTLEKLREAFPNLHFKLYPVSLMNGEYANELNELFAFAQFKDEQNGKDASYSDSLSHKLADVYFVVYFINKQDNFSSSDEFYDIGLKAMNVDKNEVLNFLSTPKAKEILNEFKRANDIARTYGTPAFVVNGKYQINPSAISSMQALEDIVKKLSNMP, encoded by the coding sequence ATGTTTAAAAAAATGACAAAAATTTTGACAAGCTTGAGTCTTGTTTGCACTTTTGCGATGGCAGATGATTTTATCACCCTATCAGAAACCTTGCCTGATTCTAAAAATTCTGTTGTGGAAGCTTTTTCCTATAAGTGCATACATTGTTACAATCACCATAAATTTGGCACCTTAGAAAAACTTAGAGAGGCTTTTCCAAATTTGCATTTTAAACTCTATCCTGTAAGCCTTATGAATGGAGAATATGCAAACGAACTTAATGAACTCTTTGCCTTTGCTCAGTTTAAAGATGAACAAAATGGCAAAGATGCTAGTTATAGTGATAGTTTATCACACAAACTTGCCGATGTTTATTTTGTAGTTTATTTTATAAACAAGCAGGACAATTTTTCAAGCTCGGATGAATTTTATGATATAGGCTTAAAGGCTATGAATGTTGATAAAAATGAAGTATTGAATTTTTTAAGCACTCCTAAAGCCAAAGAAATTTTAAACGAATTTAAAAGAGCAAATGATATAGCTAGGACTTATGGGACTCCTGCTTTTGTTGTAAATGGCAAATATCAAATCAATCCTAGCGCCATCAGTTCAATGCAAGCTTTAGAAGACATCGTTAAAAAACTTAGCAATATGCCATAA
- a CDS encoding DHH family phosphoesterase, whose protein sequence is MKIYHLSHTDLDGYACQYIVNFYFKNVNFYNSNYGKEINENFNAILADIEKDNSFGQAIILITDLNLNLNQCEEFDKICKEKNIKIFLLDHHQSGEECAQKYAWYLLDNKRCATKITYDFFSKICTPDLELLNFAQVVNAVDIWLSEDANFELGKVFLGLIANAKEINRVMFKEAQVFYMFFLLERARKFINQPNSHILLDNAIHFIKKDFFAKDHDDTLSNLISYFVVEKLSELKEEFSIEYEGHKGILTSNIGNTSVIGNEFLVKNPDYDFFIDVSSRKTLSFRANGKVDVSLMAKKLVGGGGHKNASGGLFAAYKDGANYNYIKAQIVDLIKSKELKKGNSDATNTQ, encoded by the coding sequence ATGAAAATTTATCATCTTTCACATACCGATCTTGATGGCTATGCCTGTCAATATATAGTCAATTTTTATTTTAAAAATGTAAATTTTTATAATTCTAATTATGGTAAAGAAATCAATGAAAATTTCAACGCGATTTTAGCAGATATAGAAAAAGATAATAGCTTTGGGCAGGCTATTATTTTAATCACTGATTTGAATTTAAATTTAAATCAGTGTGAAGAATTTGATAAAATTTGCAAAGAAAAAAATATCAAAATCTTTTTATTAGATCACCATCAAAGCGGTGAGGAGTGTGCTCAAAAATATGCATGGTATTTACTAGATAATAAAAGATGTGCGACTAAAATTACTTATGATTTTTTCTCTAAAATTTGTACGCCTGATTTAGAACTTTTAAATTTCGCCCAAGTTGTAAATGCTGTTGATATTTGGTTAAGCGAGGATGCAAATTTTGAACTTGGAAAAGTTTTTTTGGGTTTGATTGCCAATGCAAAAGAAATCAATCGCGTGATGTTTAAAGAAGCTCAAGTTTTTTATATGTTTTTCTTGCTTGAAAGAGCGAGAAAATTTATAAATCAACCTAATTCACATATTTTGCTAGATAATGCTATCCATTTTATCAAAAAAGATTTTTTTGCTAAAGATCATGACGATACTCTTTCTAATCTCATCTCTTATTTTGTAGTAGAAAAATTGAGTGAGTTAAAAGAAGAATTCAGTATAGAGTATGAAGGCCATAAAGGAATTCTTACTTCAAATATAGGCAATACTTCTGTCATAGGTAATGAATTTTTAGTTAAAAATCCCGACTATGATTTTTTCATCGATGTAAGCTCTAGAAAAACCTTAAGTTTTCGTGCAAATGGTAAGGTTGATGTAAGCTTGATGGCTAAAAAGCTAGTAGGTGGAGGAGGGCATAAAAATGCTAGTGGTGGGCTTTTTGCGGCTTATAAAGATGGAGCAAATTATAACTATATCAAAGCTCAAATCGTTGATTTGATAAAAAGTAAAGAACTTAAAAAAGGAAATTCAGATGCCACAAACACACAATAA
- the rpsO gene encoding 30S ribosomal protein S15, translating to MALDSAKKAEIVAKFARKAGDTGSTEVQVALLSARIAELTEHLKIYKKDFSSRLGLLKLVGQRKRLLAYLKRKDYNSYSKLITELNLRDK from the coding sequence ATGGCTTTGGATTCGGCTAAAAAAGCAGAAATTGTTGCGAAATTCGCTAGAAAAGCGGGCGATACTGGCTCGACAGAAGTGCAAGTAGCACTTTTAAGTGCAAGAATTGCAGAACTTACAGAACATTTAAAAATCTACAAAAAAGATTTTTCTTCAAGATTAGGACTTTTAAAACTCGTAGGTCAAAGAAAAAGACTTTTAGCTTATCTAAAAAGAAAAGATTACAATTCTTATAGTAAATTAATTACAGAATTAAATCTCAGAGATAAATAA
- the flhA gene encoding flagellar biosynthesis protein FlhA — protein MAKNKLVDLVFPFLGPLIGPVLRAKSLTIVGFIVCILAIIIVPLPSPILDFFLALSIALSVLIILISIYIPKPTDLTTFPTLILIITLFRLSLNIATTRMILSEGQNGPAAVSEIIAAFGEFVVGGNMVIGVIVFCILVLINFMVVTKGSTRVSEVQARFTLDAMPGKQMAIDADLNAGLIDEQTARARRQEIIAEANFYGAMDGSSKFIKGDAVAGIIITIINIIGGFLIGAFQHDMALSDAASTYTILTIGDGLVSQIPGLITSTATAIIITRASKDEENFAEGTLTQLLSEYRTLLIVGFVLFIFALVPGLPHLSLGFMALVFLALGYLTKQVKEGKIEVNAPKKAKASAANAASGAGGAGGVAAPAKKSEEEILKEEEHKINDILKVEILELELGYGLIKLAESELTERIRSMRRSIAESLGFLMPKIRIRDNLRLKPNEYSFKLKGVSIASAEIYPDKYLAMDSGFITEEIEGIATKEPAFNSDALWIDSNLKDEATLNGYIVIDPASVISTHMSELIKAHASELLTRQEVQNLLDKVKNDYPIIVEGALGVAPVSLIQKILKDLLKHNIPIKDMLTILESISDIAEVSKSFDMIIEHVRASLARMITNMYLDDKGNLDIFILDSASSAVLMENVQFRDGSYHLPLSVAQTGTLVDTLRAEVAAVANGRIKPFILCVEPQLRKFIADICYNFNINIVVLSFAEIAENTNFNTEGIIRIEL, from the coding sequence ATGGCAAAAAATAAATTAGTCGATCTTGTTTTTCCTTTTTTAGGACCTTTAATTGGTCCTGTATTAAGGGCTAAAAGTCTTACTATAGTCGGATTTATAGTATGTATTTTAGCTATTATTATCGTTCCTTTACCAAGTCCTATTTTGGACTTTTTCTTAGCTTTAAGCATTGCTTTATCAGTGCTTATTATTTTAATTTCTATTTATATCCCCAAGCCAACGGATTTAACCACTTTTCCAACTCTTATCCTGATTATCACGCTATTTAGACTTTCTTTAAATATAGCAACCACAAGAATGATTCTAAGCGAAGGACAAAATGGCCCTGCGGCGGTGAGTGAGATCATCGCAGCCTTTGGAGAATTTGTGGTGGGTGGAAATATGGTCATTGGGGTGATTGTATTTTGTATTTTGGTTTTGATCAACTTTATGGTTGTAACCAAAGGTAGTACAAGGGTTTCTGAAGTTCAGGCAAGATTTACCCTTGATGCGATGCCAGGAAAGCAAATGGCTATCGATGCGGATTTAAATGCGGGACTTATCGATGAGCAAACTGCAAGAGCAAGGCGTCAAGAAATTATCGCTGAAGCCAATTTCTATGGTGCGATGGATGGTTCTTCTAAATTTATCAAAGGGGATGCGGTCGCAGGTATTATTATAACCATTATAAACATTATAGGTGGTTTTTTAATAGGCGCTTTTCAACACGATATGGCCTTGTCCGATGCAGCTTCTACTTATACTATACTTACTATAGGTGATGGTCTTGTATCGCAAATTCCAGGACTTATCACTTCTACTGCAACAGCTATTATCATCACCCGTGCAAGCAAAGATGAAGAAAATTTTGCTGAAGGGACATTGACACAGCTTTTAAGCGAGTATCGAACACTTTTGATTGTGGGTTTTGTTCTTTTTATTTTTGCTCTTGTTCCAGGTTTGCCACACTTATCATTAGGTTTTATGGCTTTGGTATTCTTAGCACTTGGTTATCTAACCAAACAGGTAAAAGAGGGTAAAATCGAAGTCAATGCACCTAAAAAAGCAAAAGCAAGCGCAGCCAATGCTGCAAGTGGAGCGGGTGGGGCTGGTGGAGTTGCTGCTCCTGCTAAAAAAAGCGAAGAAGAAATTCTAAAAGAAGAAGAGCACAAAATAAACGATATACTTAAGGTTGAAATTTTAGAGCTTGAGCTAGGTTATGGCTTAATAAAACTTGCTGAAAGCGAATTAACTGAAAGAATTCGCTCTATGAGAAGAAGTATTGCTGAGAGCTTAGGCTTTTTAATGCCAAAAATCAGAATTCGAGATAATTTACGACTCAAGCCTAATGAATATAGCTTTAAGTTAAAGGGTGTATCCATAGCAAGTGCCGAAATTTATCCTGATAAGTATTTGGCTATGGATAGTGGCTTTATCACAGAAGAGATTGAAGGGATTGCTACAAAAGAACCTGCTTTTAATTCTGATGCACTTTGGATAGATTCAAATTTAAAAGATGAAGCAACTTTAAATGGCTATATAGTTATAGATCCAGCAAGTGTGATCTCAACGCATATGAGCGAGCTTATCAAAGCACATGCAAGCGAGCTTCTTACACGCCAAGAAGTACAAAATCTTCTTGATAAGGTTAAAAATGATTATCCAATCATAGTAGAAGGTGCTTTAGGTGTAGCTCCTGTAAGTCTTATCCAAAAAATTCTTAAAGACTTGCTCAAACACAATATACCTATTAAAGATATGCTGACTATTTTAGAATCTATAAGTGATATTGCTGAAGTAAGCAAAAGCTTTGATATGATTATAGAACATGTAAGAGCGTCTTTAGCTAGAATGATTACTAATATGTATCTTGATGATAAAGGAAATTTGGATATTTTCATTTTAGACTCTGCTAGCTCTGCGGTTTTAATGGAAAATGTACAATTTAGAGACGGTAGCTATCACCTACCTTTAAGTGTAGCACAAACAGGAACTTTAGTAGATACCTTAAGAGCTGAAGTTGCCGCAGTAGCAAATGGACGTATCAAGCCTTTTATACTTTGCGTTGAACCGCAACTTAGAAAATTTATCGCTGATATTTGTTATAATTTTAATATCAATATAGTTGTACTTAGTTTTGCAGAAATAGCAGAAAATACAAATTTTAATACCGAAGGTATTATTAGGATAGAACTTTAA